A single region of the Enterococcus mundtii genome encodes:
- a CDS encoding alpha/beta hydrolase, which produces MTDRISLEKEAIEFSDANAPHPRIYELPPEEGRDLLEEVQSSSVEKLPVDIEDLKMDTNDWGQINVRFIRPEGNVEKLPVIFYIHGAGWVFGSAKTHDKLIRELAVRTNSIVIFPEYSRSPEAKYPTAIEQNYAILQKLAELSESKGLDLENLTVAGDSVGGNMATVMTILTKQRQGLPIKKQLLYYPVTDANFDTGSYNQFAENYFLTKEGMQWFWDQYTTDEKKRAEITASPLRASKEELTGLPPAMILTGEADVLRDEGEAYARKLREAGVEVTQVRFQGIIHDFVMVNAMDQTNATRAAMTLSTEWLKN; this is translated from the coding sequence ATGACTGATCGAATTTCATTAGAAAAAGAAGCAATTGAGTTTAGTGATGCTAATGCACCGCACCCGCGTATCTATGAATTACCTCCGGAAGAAGGGCGTGATCTTCTAGAAGAAGTTCAAAGTTCTTCTGTGGAAAAATTACCTGTGGATATCGAGGATTTGAAAATGGATACCAATGATTGGGGACAAATCAATGTGCGTTTTATCCGTCCTGAAGGAAATGTAGAAAAATTACCTGTCATATTTTATATACATGGTGCTGGTTGGGTATTTGGAAGTGCCAAGACACATGACAAATTGATTCGAGAATTGGCTGTTCGTACAAATTCGATCGTTATTTTTCCTGAGTATAGTCGTTCGCCAGAAGCAAAATATCCTACTGCCATCGAGCAAAACTACGCGATTTTGCAAAAACTTGCGGAGCTTTCTGAGTCGAAAGGCTTGGATCTTGAGAACTTGACAGTCGCTGGGGATTCCGTAGGTGGGAATATGGCAACGGTGATGACGATCCTTACAAAGCAACGTCAAGGATTACCAATCAAAAAACAATTACTATATTATCCTGTAACTGATGCAAATTTCGATACAGGTTCTTATAACCAATTCGCAGAGAATTACTTCTTAACAAAAGAAGGGATGCAATGGTTCTGGGATCAGTATACGACAGATGAAAAGAAACGAGCAGAAATCACTGCCTCACCTCTACGTGCAAGTAAAGAAGAATTGACAGGTTTACCACCTGCAATGATCTTGACTGGTGAAGCGGACGTGTTAAGAGATGAAGGAGAAGCATACGCTAGAAAACTTCGTGAAGCTGGTGTGGAAGTTACGCAAGTACGTTTCCAAGGGATCATCCATGATTTTGTCATGGTAAATGCGATGGACCAAACCAATGCGACACGAGCAGCAATGACTCTTTCCACAGAATGGCTAAAAAACTAG
- the glyA gene encoding serine hydroxymethyltransferase: protein MVDYKTFDPDLWAAIAKEEERQENNLELIASENFVSEAVMAAQGSILTNKYAEGYPGRRYYGGCEFVDIVENLAIDRAKELFGADFVNVQPHSGSQANTAAYLALVEPGDTILGMDLSAGGHLTHGSPVNFSGKTYHFVAYGVDPSTEVIDYNVVRILARKHQPKLIVAGASAYGRTIDFAKFREIADEVGAKLMVDMAHIAGLVAAGVHPSPIPYADITTTTTHKTLRGPRGGMILTNNEELAKKINSAVFPGIQGGPLEHVIAGKAAAFKEALTPEFKEYSEQVIANAKAMAKVFNQSIGTRVISGATDNHLILIDVRDLELNGKEAEAILDSVHITVNKNSIPFETLSPFKTSGIRIGTPAITTRGFREEDAAKVAELIVKALQAKDDEAQLEEVRAGVRELTEQFPLYKK from the coding sequence GTGGTAGACTACAAAACGTTTGACCCTGATTTATGGGCAGCAATCGCAAAAGAAGAGGAAAGACAAGAAAACAATCTGGAGCTGATCGCTTCTGAAAACTTTGTCTCTGAAGCTGTGATGGCGGCACAAGGAAGTATTTTAACGAATAAGTACGCAGAAGGGTATCCAGGACGTCGCTATTATGGTGGGTGTGAATTTGTGGATATCGTTGAAAATCTGGCGATCGACCGTGCCAAAGAATTATTTGGTGCCGATTTTGTCAATGTTCAACCACACTCTGGATCACAAGCCAATACAGCTGCATATCTTGCGTTAGTTGAACCGGGGGATACGATCTTAGGAATGGATCTTTCTGCTGGCGGACATTTGACACATGGCTCTCCAGTCAATTTTAGTGGAAAAACGTACCACTTCGTTGCTTATGGTGTAGATCCGTCAACAGAAGTCATTGATTATAATGTCGTACGCATCTTAGCGAGAAAACATCAACCAAAATTGATCGTAGCAGGAGCAAGTGCCTATGGTCGGACGATCGATTTTGCAAAATTCAGAGAAATCGCGGACGAAGTTGGGGCAAAATTGATGGTCGATATGGCACACATTGCTGGTTTAGTTGCAGCGGGTGTCCATCCAAGCCCAATCCCTTATGCCGATATCACAACAACTACTACTCACAAAACATTACGAGGACCTCGTGGTGGGATGATCTTAACGAACAATGAAGAGCTGGCGAAAAAAATCAATAGCGCAGTCTTCCCAGGCATCCAAGGTGGCCCCTTGGAGCATGTGATTGCCGGAAAAGCTGCTGCATTTAAAGAAGCATTGACTCCTGAATTTAAGGAATATAGCGAACAAGTCATTGCCAATGCAAAAGCTATGGCAAAAGTATTCAATCAATCGATTGGTACCCGAGTGATTTCAGGTGCCACAGATAACCATTTGATTTTGATCGATGTACGTGACTTAGAATTGAACGGAAAAGAAGCAGAAGCGATTTTGGACAGTGTTCATATCACCGTCAATAAAAATTCGATTCCTTTTGAAACACTAAGCCCATTCAAAACAAGCGGTATCCGTATTGGGACACCAGCAATTACGACCCGTGGCTTCCGCGAAGAAGATGCGGCAAAAGTAGCTGAATTGATCGTCAAAGCCTTACAGGCAAAAGATGATGAAGCACAATTAGAAGAAGTGCGTGCAGGCGTCCGTGAATTAACAGAGCAATTTCCATTATATAAAAAATAA
- a CDS encoding L-threonylcarbamoyladenylate synthase — translation METIKYDETQLNEAAKELAVGNLVAFPTETVYGLGANALLPEAVKQVFTVKGRPQDNPLIVHVASFEQVKEYVDNFHPLTEQIVKNFWPGPLTLIFHIKKGSLPGIVTGGLSTAAFRMPDNKKTLELIQLAGVPLVGPSANTSGKPSPTTADHVFHDLNGKITGIIDDGATRIGVESTVLDLSDPSAPPMILRPGAITKEQLEAVIESPVATDRHLVKESETPKSPGMKYKHYSPDTRVLMVEKKDWPEAIIWTKEQKLRTGVLAGPTIADQVRKDVAAVYMYYDDSVEAATKGLFAGLRGLDDDRLALDLILVQVAPEEGLGIAYMNRLKKAAGQNYYKK, via the coding sequence GTGGAAACAATTAAATATGATGAAACACAATTGAATGAAGCTGCGAAGGAATTAGCAGTAGGAAATCTAGTGGCTTTTCCAACGGAAACTGTCTATGGATTAGGAGCTAATGCCCTTTTACCGGAGGCTGTCAAACAAGTCTTTACAGTGAAAGGTCGACCACAAGACAACCCATTGATCGTCCATGTCGCCTCCTTCGAACAAGTAAAAGAGTATGTGGACAACTTTCACCCATTAACAGAACAAATTGTGAAAAACTTCTGGCCAGGACCACTGACTTTGATTTTTCACATCAAAAAAGGTAGTTTACCAGGGATTGTCACTGGTGGTTTATCCACAGCTGCTTTTCGCATGCCAGATAACAAGAAAACGTTAGAATTAATCCAATTAGCAGGTGTACCACTTGTCGGGCCAAGTGCCAACACTTCAGGTAAACCGAGTCCAACAACAGCAGACCATGTCTTTCATGATCTAAATGGAAAAATCACAGGAATCATTGACGATGGGGCGACGAGGATCGGTGTGGAATCAACGGTACTTGATCTGAGTGACCCATCTGCACCGCCGATGATCTTACGACCAGGAGCAATCACGAAAGAGCAACTAGAAGCTGTCATTGAAAGTCCAGTGGCGACAGACCGCCATTTGGTCAAAGAATCTGAAACACCGAAATCACCGGGGATGAAATACAAACATTACTCACCTGATACTCGAGTACTAATGGTTGAAAAAAAGGATTGGCCAGAGGCGATCATCTGGACAAAAGAGCAAAAACTACGTACCGGTGTTTTAGCTGGACCAACAATTGCTGATCAGGTACGCAAGGATGTCGCAGCTGTGTATATGTATTACGATGATTCAGTAGAGGCAGCAACGAAAGGGTTGTTTGCGGGGTTACGTGGCTTAGATGATGATCGATTAGCTCTTGATCTGATTCTAGTACAAGTTGCACCTGAAGAAGGGCTAGGTATTGCTTATATGAATCGGTTGAAAAAAGCCGCAGGACAAAATTATTATAAAAAATGA
- the prmC gene encoding peptide chain release factor N(5)-glutamine methyltransferase produces MDKTYREVLTRASSFLEEQGVEGYNIQFVFLERKQWTKLDWLMRMNEPITAEDQAMIDADMQRLVQHYPPHYLLGYAEFFDHRLKVTEATLIPRPETEELVALCLAKTSEETLNVVDIGTGTGAIAISLKAARKNWQVSAIDLSLEALAVAKENAEHEQTTINFYHGDTLEPVMDQTFDVIISNPPYISRAEWSVMDQSVRTYEPKMALFAEEDGLAIYQKIAKEAAQILASDGQLFLEIGFQQGAAVKAIMEQAFPTKKVRIKKDMAGNDRMIFVTN; encoded by the coding sequence ATGGATAAAACCTATCGAGAAGTCCTCACACGGGCTTCTTCTTTTTTAGAAGAACAAGGAGTAGAAGGGTATAATATCCAGTTTGTCTTTCTTGAACGAAAGCAGTGGACGAAACTGGATTGGCTCATGCGAATGAATGAACCGATCACAGCCGAGGATCAAGCCATGATCGATGCAGATATGCAACGACTAGTGCAACATTATCCGCCCCACTATTTATTAGGTTATGCTGAATTTTTTGATCACCGCTTGAAAGTCACGGAAGCAACTTTGATTCCTCGTCCAGAAACCGAAGAATTAGTCGCACTGTGTTTGGCAAAAACAAGCGAAGAAACCTTAAATGTCGTGGATATCGGTACAGGAACTGGAGCAATCGCCATCAGCTTGAAAGCTGCTAGAAAAAATTGGCAAGTCTCAGCAATTGATTTATCTTTAGAAGCACTAGCTGTCGCTAAGGAAAATGCAGAACATGAACAAACAACGATCAATTTTTATCATGGTGATACGTTGGAACCTGTCATGGATCAAACCTTTGATGTCATTATTTCTAATCCCCCTTATATCAGTCGAGCAGAATGGTCGGTGATGGATCAGAGTGTACGAACCTATGAACCGAAGATGGCATTGTTTGCTGAAGAAGATGGTTTAGCGATCTACCAGAAAATCGCAAAGGAAGCTGCACAAATATTAGCTAGCGATGGACAACTTTTTTTAGAGATTGGTTTCCAACAAGGAGCAGCTGTCAAAGCAATCATGGAGCAAGCCTTTCCGACAAAAAAAGTACGGATCAAAAAAGATATGGCAGGAAATGATCGAATGATTTTTGTTACCAATTAG
- the prfA gene encoding peptide chain release factor 1 gives MYDQLQSIEDRYEELGELLSDPEVISDTKRFMQLSKEEANTRETVEVYRRYKEVVQGIKDTEELLGEKLDDEMAEMAKEELADLKKEKEELEEKIKILLLPKDPNDDKNIIMEIRGAAGGDEAALFAGDLFSMYQRYAESQGWKTEVLEASVTGIGGYKEVIMMISGENVYSKLKYESGAHRVQRVPSTESQGRIHTSTATVVVMPEAEEVEIDLADKDIRVDIYHASGAGGQHVNKTASAVRLTHLPTGIVVAMQDERSQLKNREKAMKVLRARVYDKIQQEAQSEYDANRKSAVGTGDRSERIRTYNFPQNRVTDHRIGLTIQKLDQILAGKLDEIVDALIVYDQTSKLEEMQNG, from the coding sequence ATGTACGATCAATTACAATCAATCGAAGACCGTTACGAAGAGCTTGGGGAACTACTGAGTGACCCAGAAGTGATTTCAGATACGAAACGTTTCATGCAGCTTTCAAAAGAAGAAGCAAATACACGTGAAACGGTTGAAGTTTATCGTCGCTACAAGGAAGTTGTTCAAGGGATCAAAGATACAGAAGAATTACTCGGCGAAAAGTTAGACGACGAAATGGCAGAGATGGCTAAAGAAGAATTAGCTGATTTGAAAAAAGAAAAAGAAGAACTAGAAGAAAAAATCAAGATTTTGTTACTTCCAAAAGATCCAAACGATGACAAAAACATTATCATGGAGATTCGCGGAGCCGCTGGTGGCGACGAAGCCGCACTATTTGCAGGGGATCTTTTCTCAATGTATCAACGATACGCAGAGAGCCAAGGCTGGAAAACAGAAGTCTTGGAAGCAAGTGTGACAGGGATCGGTGGCTATAAAGAAGTCATCATGATGATCTCAGGTGAAAATGTCTATTCGAAATTAAAATATGAAAGTGGCGCACATCGGGTCCAACGTGTCCCTTCAACAGAATCTCAAGGACGTATCCATACATCAACGGCAACTGTCGTTGTCATGCCTGAAGCAGAAGAAGTAGAGATCGATCTGGCTGACAAGGATATCCGCGTCGATATTTACCACGCTTCTGGAGCCGGTGGACAGCATGTTAATAAGACAGCATCTGCGGTACGTTTGACTCACTTACCAACTGGAATCGTGGTGGCGATGCAAGATGAACGTTCACAATTGAAAAACCGTGAGAAAGCGATGAAAGTCTTACGTGCGCGCGTCTACGACAAGATCCAACAAGAAGCACAAAGCGAATATGATGCGAACCGTAAATCTGCGGTAGGGACTGGGGATCGTTCAGAGCGTATCCGTACGTATAACTTCCCTCAAAATCGCGTGACCGACCACCGTATTGGCTTGACGATCCAAAAATTGGATCAGATTCTAGCAGGAAAACTAGATGAGATCGTCGACGCATTGATCGTGTACGACCAAACATCTAAGTTGGAAGAGATGCAAAATGGATAA
- a CDS encoding thymidine kinase yields the protein MAQLFFKYGAMNSGKTIEILKVAHNYEEQNKPVVLMTSGIDTRDGVGVVSSRIGLKREAIPIFETTDVFEVIQQMEHPPFCVLIDEAQFLTKEHVLAFTRIVDELNIPVMAFGLKNDFRNELFEGSKYLLLYADKIEEMKTICWFCHKKAMMNLHYIDGTPVYEGDQVQIGGNEAYYPVCRKHYFHPLMITEGD from the coding sequence ATGGCACAACTATTTTTTAAGTACGGCGCAATGAACAGCGGCAAGACAATCGAGATCTTAAAAGTCGCACATAATTATGAAGAACAAAACAAACCGGTTGTTTTGATGACCAGCGGAATCGATACAAGAGATGGCGTTGGCGTAGTTTCAAGCAGAATCGGGCTGAAACGTGAAGCAATTCCCATTTTTGAAACGACCGATGTATTTGAAGTCATCCAGCAGATGGAACATCCACCATTCTGTGTATTGATCGATGAAGCGCAGTTCTTAACAAAAGAACATGTCTTAGCATTCACGAGAATCGTTGATGAACTCAATATTCCGGTGATGGCGTTCGGATTAAAAAATGATTTTAGAAATGAATTATTTGAAGGATCGAAATATTTATTGCTTTATGCAGACAAAATCGAAGAAATGAAAACGATCTGTTGGTTCTGCCATAAAAAAGCAATGATGAATTTACATTATATAGACGGAACACCGGTGTACGAAGGAGATCAAGTCCAAATTGGTGGCAATGAAGCCTATTATCCCGTATGTCGAAAACACTATTTTCATCCATTGATGATCACAGAAGGAGATTAA
- a CDS encoding peptidylprolyl isomerase gives MKKFISILAVSSGLVLFSACSTNPSDQAAVTYKGGTISEQELVDHLKKIKGAETAVQDLIIFQIFEENYGDKITAEDVDKEYNASKEALGDSFDSQLKLAGYTTESYKEEIKRGLAYKAGLRANVELTDEDLKTAWENFHPEVEAQLIKVSSEDEAKEIKKSLDEGGDFAKIAKEKSTDEATKEKGGEITFDSQSKSVPTEVKQAAFKLKNEEVSDVITATNSSTNATEYYLVKMVKQQEKGNDMSKYKDELEKIATETKIADPTFQQEAVRNELKKANVKIKDEDFKNVLSGLMTEPSTSESSTDASTEASTSTSTDSSN, from the coding sequence ATGAAAAAATTCATCTCAATATTAGCTGTATCATCAGGACTGGTTTTGTTTTCTGCATGTTCAACAAATCCTTCAGATCAAGCTGCAGTGACGTATAAAGGCGGTACCATCTCAGAGCAGGAACTAGTGGACCACTTGAAAAAAATCAAGGGTGCGGAGACCGCTGTCCAAGATTTGATCATCTTCCAGATTTTTGAAGAAAATTATGGCGACAAAATTACGGCTGAAGATGTAGATAAAGAATACAACGCTAGCAAAGAAGCACTCGGTGATTCTTTCGATTCGCAATTGAAATTAGCGGGCTATACAACTGAATCTTATAAAGAAGAAATAAAAAGAGGGTTAGCTTACAAAGCAGGTTTACGAGCGAATGTCGAATTGACGGATGAAGATCTTAAAACAGCGTGGGAAAACTTCCATCCAGAAGTAGAGGCACAATTGATTAAAGTAAGTAGCGAAGATGAAGCCAAGGAAATCAAAAAGTCACTCGATGAAGGGGGCGACTTTGCTAAAATCGCCAAAGAAAAATCGACCGATGAAGCGACAAAAGAAAAGGGTGGAGAAATCACCTTTGACTCGCAATCTAAAAGTGTGCCAACAGAAGTCAAACAAGCAGCGTTCAAACTTAAAAATGAGGAAGTATCTGATGTTATCACAGCGACTAATTCCTCTACGAACGCCACGGAATATTATCTTGTGAAAATGGTCAAACAACAAGAAAAAGGCAATGATATGTCGAAATATAAAGATGAATTAGAAAAAATAGCAACAGAGACAAAAATAGCAGATCCAACATTCCAACAAGAAGCTGTGCGTAATGAATTGAAAAAAGCAAATGTAAAAATCAAAGATGAAGATTTCAAAAACGTACTAAGTGGCTTGATGACGGAACCATCCACAAGCGAAAGTTCAACCGATGCTTCAACTGAAGCTTCGACAAGTACTTCGACAGATAGTTCAAACTAA
- the lepB gene encoding signal peptidase I — MKNFLKNWGILIVVLAAIILARVYVFTPVTVSGHSMDPSLHDGQRLISSKISDFDRWDIITTKEPGDEERMIVKRIIGMPGDTVKMEDDQLYINGEKQDEPYLDEYKKEFSEDKLQEEYSYNSAFQSQAENAETFTSDFEFTVPEGQYLVLGDNRLISKDSRMFGLVDEDLIQGKVVFRYWPLNKINII, encoded by the coding sequence GTGAAAAACTTTTTGAAAAATTGGGGAATCTTGATCGTTGTTTTAGCCGCCATCATTTTGGCAAGAGTCTATGTATTCACACCAGTCACAGTGAGTGGTCATTCCATGGACCCTTCGTTACATGATGGGCAACGTTTGATCTCATCTAAAATCTCAGATTTTGACCGCTGGGATATCATTACAACAAAAGAACCTGGGGATGAAGAACGGATGATCGTCAAACGAATCATTGGGATGCCAGGCGATACTGTGAAAATGGAAGATGATCAACTATACATCAATGGGGAAAAGCAAGATGAACCCTACTTAGATGAGTATAAAAAAGAATTTTCAGAAGACAAACTACAAGAGGAATATTCTTATAATTCAGCCTTCCAATCGCAAGCTGAAAATGCTGAAACGTTCACCAGTGATTTTGAATTCACTGTTCCGGAAGGACAATACTTGGTACTGGGCGACAATCGTTTGATCTCAAAAGACAGCCGCATGTTTGGTTTAGTCGATGAAGACTTGATCCAAGGTAAAGTCGTTTTCCGCTATTGGCCGTTGAATAAGATCAATATCATTTAA